A genomic segment from Muntiacus reevesi chromosome 15, mMunRee1.1, whole genome shotgun sequence encodes:
- the MCEE gene encoding methylmalonyl-CoA epimerase, mitochondrial, whose amino-acid sequence MLPKMARVLKVAAASAAGLFPRLWTPVSTVRTCTSLSSHPGAGPVWNLGRLNHVAIAVPDLEKARAFYKNVLGAEVGEPVPLPEHGVSVVFVNLGNTKMELLHPLGSDSPIAGFLKKNKAGGMHHVCIEVDNINVAVMDLKEKKIRILSEEAKIGAHGKPVIFLHPSDCGGVLVELEQA is encoded by the exons GGCTTTTCCCCAGACTTTGGACTCCAGTTTCAACAGTGAGAACTTGCACGTCGCTGTCCTCACATCCAGGGGCTGGCCCTGTATGGAACCTGGGTCGACTCAACCATGTTGCAATCGCAGTGCCAGACTTGGAAAAGGCCAgagcattttataaaaatgttctggGGGCCGAGGTGGGTGAGCCGGTCCCTCTTCCAGAGCATGGAGTGTCCGTCGTTTTTGTCAACCTGGGAAACACCAAGATGGAGCTATTGCACCCACTGGGAAGTGACAGCCCAATTGCAGgattcttaaagaaaaacaaggcTGGAGGGATGCACCATGTCTGCATTGAG GTGGATAATATAAATGTGGCTGTGAtggatttgaaagaaaaaaagattcgtATTTTAAGTGAAGAGGCCAAAATAGGAGCACATGGAAAACCAGTAATCTTTCTCCATCCTAGTGACTGTGGTGGAGTCCTTGTGGAATTGGAGCAAGCCTGA